The stretch of DNA GTGGTTATCATCCACCCAGTCCGCAGCCCGGTCCACCAGCAGGTCCACCAGCTTGTGGTGGTGGCCATCGTGGAAAATCCGCTCGGCCATCCTGCCCACGGGAGGTCCCCACGGCGGAGCCAGCAGGTGCTTACGCACCATTCCCTCGATCACTGCCTGGACGTCGTCGTCGTTCAGGACCTTGAAAGCGCCGCGGATGACGGCGGCACCCTCCTTGGCCACGCGCTCAGCGCCACCCGGCGCGGCAAGCCACTCGCCCGCGCGGCGGGCGATGTTGACGCTGGCGAGCTTGTCCTGGACCACCTCTTCCGACAGGAAATTGGTTTCCACGAACTCGCCCAGCGAGGCGCCGATCTGGTCCTTGCGCCGCGGAATGATGGCTGTGTGCGGGATCTTGATGCCCATGGGGTACTTGAACAGCGCGGTGACGGCGAACCAGTCGGCCAGCGCACCCACCATGCCGCCCTCGGCGGCAGCCCGCACGTACTGGAGCCACGGATACTCCCGCTGCAGCGCGAACGCAAAGACAAAAACAACGGCCATGGCAATCAGCAGCGCCAGCGCCACGAGCTTCATCTTCCGCAGCGCTGCCGCCTTTTCGGCGTCACCGGCAGTGAGTTGCTGGCGGACGACGGCGGCACGCGCCTTTGTGCGGTCCCTTCCGGGAGGTGCCCCGGACGTTGCCGGCCTGGCGGGTGCTTCCCGGGTAGTTGGCTCAGAGTTCCCCTGCATGTGCCAAGCCTAGTCCCGCAGTCCGGGCCGGGTCCGCTACCGTGTCTGCATGACTACTGACGAGTCACTGCCGCAGCGGCCGCTGGTCTTCGCCCACCGCGGTTCGAGCGCCGCGTTCGCCGAACACACCCGCGCAGCCTACCTGCAGGCGCTGGCGGACGGAGCCGATGGCGTGGAGTGCGACGTCCACCTGTCCCGCGACCAGCACGTCATCCTCCTGCACGACGCCAACCTGGACCGTACTTCCGATGGAACCGGGCCGGCGGCGGAGCGGACACTGCGCGAACTCCGCCGCCTGGACTTTTCCTCCTGGAAGGGTGTTCGCATCCCTGAAATGTACGGGGCGCGCTCCGAGCAGTTTCTGACCCTTCCCGAGCTGCTGGAGATCCTCCGCCATGCCGGCCGGCCCGTGAGGCTTGCTATTGAGCTGAAGCATCCCAGCCCGTACCAGCTCAAGCTGGAGGACCGCGTGCTTGAGGTCCTCCGGACCGAGGGCTGGGAGGCGGCGGACTCTTCGGTGGATAACGTCTCGGTGACCTTTATGAGCTTCAGCCCGGAGTCCGTCCGCCGGCTCCTCCGGTCCGTTCCGCCGCAGTACGTCTGCCAGTTGGTGGACGACGTGGACGTGCGGGAACTCCGCGGGGAACTGGGCCTGGGACTGATCACCGGGGGCGCGATCGCGAACGTGATGAAAGCTGCCCAGCTGGAAGGGGAGCGGATCCTGGATGCCGGCGAAGCCGGACTGGCCGGCCCCGGTGTGGACTATGTCCGCCGGCATCCTTCCACCATCCTTCGATGGCTGGAGCGGGGCCGGCGGTTCCGGGTGTGGACCGTGGACACTGAACAGGACGTGTCGCTGTGCCAGGGACTGGGCATCCACGAGATCACCACCAACGTGCCCGCCCGCGTGTTGGGGCAGCTGCACATGGCGTCGCCGCAAGGAAGGTAGGGAGGCAGATGGCCGGGGAAGCTGCCGGCGCCGTTCCTCCGCTGTACCGCTGCCTGGAGCCGGTGTTCACCGACGCGGGGCTGGTGATGGGTGAGGCGGCCGCTTCCTGGTCCGGTCCCCGGCGGTGGTGGCGCGGTGCGCTGGACGTAGAAGGCCTGGCACTCGGTTCCGTGGGGGCTGCGGCCGCAGCTTTGAACTTCCTGACAGGAAGGCGGGGCCGGTTCGGCACCACTGCTGCCCTGGCCGCGGCCGCCTTCGACTCCTACGGCCACCTGCGCATTGACGGGCGTAAGATCCAGGGCTTCGCCCCGCTGTCCGGCTTCCGGCGTACCCGTGACGGTTGGATCCGGCTCCATGCCAACTACCCGCACCATGTGCAGCGGCTGATGCAGGCGCTGGACGCCACTACGGCAGACGGGGTGGCTGCAGCCCTCGCCGCCATGTCCTCGCTCGAAGCAGAAGCCGCGATCCAGGCCCGGGGAGGAATCGCCGCCGCCGTTCGAAGCCGGCAGGAGTGGCTCAACTCAGGCATGGGCAGCGCTGCCCGTACGGGGCCTTGGATCGACCTGCGCCTTGCCGGCAGTGGAAGTGCCGGGCCAAAGCCCAGGCACTTGCCCGGGGACGACCCATTCCGCCCCCTGGCCGGAGTGCGGGTGCTGGACTTGACCCGCGTCATTGCCGGACCCGTATCCACCCGGTTGCTGGGGTCGCTTGGCGCCGACGTCCTGCGGCTTGATCCGCCGGGCCTTCCCGAAATTACCGATCAGTTCGTGGACACAGGGTTTGGCAAGAGAAGCGCAGAGGCGGACCTGGCAACGCCCGGGAACCGGCACCTGCTGGAACAGTTGCTGGCCACCGCCGATGTTGTCATCACGGGGTACCGCCGCGGCTCCCTGAACCGCTTCGGGCTGGAACCGGAAATGCTGCTGGCAGTCCGGCCGGAGTTGGTGGTGGTCACGCTGGACAGCTGGGGAATCGCGGGGCCCTGGAGTGGCCTGCGCGGCTTCGACAGCATTGTCCAGGCGGCAACCGGAATCGCCGAACTTTACGGGGCAGGGAACCACGACGGCGAGTGGCAGCCGGGTGCGCTGCCTGTCCAGGCCCTGGACCATGCCACCGGGTATGGCGTGGCAGCGGCAGCGATCGCCCTGCTCGCCAGGCGCCGGCACAAGGGGCTTGGCGGATCGGCACGGCTGTCCTTGGCCCGCACCGCCGAGGAGCTTTTCGCATTGCCCGAACCCGGGCTGCCCCGACCCGAGCTACCCGCACCCGAACTGTGCACCATGGCCAGCACCTACGGGGAGCTGCGCTACGCGGGGCCGCCCCTCCTGGTGGACGGACAGCCGCTGGACTACCCCGGCCCGCCAGCAGCCTACGGAAGTTCCGCGCTCGCCTGGGCCTGACCGGTTTTAGGGCCCTGCCGCGCTTGTGATTGAGTGGAGGCATGCTTTTTCCCCGGTCCGGCCAGGCCCCCCAGAGCCTTTCCGCTGCGGCCATGAGTGCCCTCCTGCTGGCCAGCGCCATGAAACACTTCCGCGAGCCCCGGTTCTACCGCCAGGTGGTGCCGGACTACCTCTGCCTGGAGGACAGGGAAAGCGGTACGGAACCGCACCGTCATGGGCCGCTCGCGGTGATGACACGGGAGGAATGGATTGCCGTGAGTGGACTGCTGGAACTGGCGGCCGCCGTCGTAATCCTTGTCCCGCCGGCGCGCAAGGCAACGGCCACCGCCCTCACCGCCATGTTCGCCGTCTTCCTGGCCGGGCACGTCGACGCCCTCCGGCGGGCCTACAGCCCCGAAGGGACTCCCGCCGAGCGCACGGTGCACACGCTGCGGCTTCCGCTTCAGGTGCCGCTCATCCTGTGGGCCTGGAGCCTTCGAAAGCCTGCGCTGCGTCCCGGCAAGCCTGCGCCGGGAGCCTGGACGTGAAGCTCCTGCAGTCGCCTGCCGTTCGCGTGGGGCTTTCCATCAGTGTTGCCACCGGGCTGTACGGGGTCTCCTTCGGCGCCTTGTCCGTCACGTCCGGCCTGGACTTTTGGCAGACCATGGCACTGAGCCTGCTGCTGTTCAGCGGCGGGTCGCAATTTGCGTTCATCGGCGTGGTGGGTGGAGGCGGCTCAGGCATCGCAGCGATGAGCGCGGCCACGCTGCTGGGCATGCGCAACGGAATCTACGGCATGCAGCTCAACGCGCTCCTGCACCCCACCGGATGGCGCAAATACGTTGCTGCGCAGGTGACCATCGACGAGTCCACCGCCACCAGCACCGGGCAGACCGATCCCGCTGAACAGCACCGCGGCTTTTGGGCAGCGGGCCTTGGCATCTACGTGCTCTGGAATCTGTTCACTGCGGTGGGGGCGCTTGCCGGCAGCGGGCTGGGCGACCCGAAGCAATGGGGGCTTGACGGGGCGGCAGTGGCTGCTTTCCTGGCACTGCTCTGGCCCCGGCTCAAGGGCCGCGAACCGATCGCCATCGCGGTGGTTTGCGCGGTAGCCACGGTGGTGGCGGTGCCGTTCGTTCCGGCCGGCGTGCCGATCCTGGTGGCAGCCGTGGTGGCGGCGCTGATCGGCTGGTACAGCCACGGGCGCAGCGACGAGGGCCTGGAGCCGGATGTGGAGCCTTACCGGGAGCACCACCACCGCGGCGCGGATCACCGGCAAGCTGAAGGCCGGCAAGCGGAAGGCCGGGAGCGCGGCCAGGGCGTATCCGGAGTGGACACATGAGCCTCTGGATCTGGCTGCTCATTGCGTGCGCCTTGGCCTATGCCTGGAAGCTGATGGGGTACTTTGTCCCGGCCAAGCTTCTCGAGAACCCGCGGATGTCGAGGGTGGCAGGAACCATGACCATCGGGTTGCTGGCTTCCCTCACCTTGGTGAACGCCGTGGCGTCCGGGCAGTCACTTGCTGCGGACGCCCGCCTCGGCGCGCTCGCGGCGGCAGCGATCGCACTCGCGGTGCGGGCGCCGTTCCTGCTGGTGGTGGTGGTGGGTGCGGGAACTGCTGCCGTGCTCCGGATGCTCGGCTGGAACTGAGCCGGTACCGGGAACGTGACATCAGTCACTACCGTTGGGAGCGGCCAGTTGTAGGATGAAAGCGGCTATGCAGTTGGCCGCGAATGATTCCTATGAATGGCGACGATGGACAATCAACTGCATGCGGCCGGGGAAAGAGCCGGGCGGCCCCACTTCCACAAGAATGGCCGTCGCCGCGCAGGGCTTCCAGCCAAACGATTCTTTAAGCGTTTTGCGGGCTTGTCCGATGTTCCTGCCGAAGATCTTGAGGCGCTGTCAGAAAGCCTGCAAAGGGCAATGGACCTTGATCCTGCATCCCAGGTTCTGGCGCTGCGGGCCTTGGTGCGTGAAGAGCTCCGGGCCAGGGGCGCGGGCAGCAGCTAAGCCGGCCAGTCACGCTACTCCGTGCGCAGCGCCTTCGCTCGAATTTGAACCGACCGGATCGGATCGGCGCGCGCTTTCTTCAACGGCCATCTCATACCAGGCCTGCGCGCCGTATTCCGGTTCGGGAGTATCCAGGTTCTGGAAAAGGGCATCCAGCAGTTTTGCCAGTTCCTCCGCCGGCAGGGTGGGAAGAACTTCCTCTGGACCGCGCGGATCGGTGATGTAGTGCAGAAGCCTGGAACTGTTCATCACGATGCGGCCATCGGCCGGAGGTGCACGAACTGGGGCATGGATGGCTCCTTCTCGAACGAACAGAGAGGCTGGCTGCGTAACCCACTTGAAGTGTATTGCACCGACCCGGCGCCCACAATGGGGGAATCTGCCGCCCAAATCACGCTGCCCGGGCTCGTTTGAGCTGCCTGTCCGGAGTTATTTCCCAGGTGCAGGCCTGTCAGGGGAGCGGCGGCAGGGGAGCAGCAGGCACCGGCACATGGGCAGGGAGCGGGCGGCTGGGCCTGACAGTCCTGATGGCGTCCTCCACGAGGGCCAGGGGCCTGCGCCACGCATCGGATCCCGGTTCCATGGTGTCCACAACTCCAATGAGCATCGCCAGCAGCCGGAACATGTCCGTCATGGAGATGTCCTCGCGCAGGCTTCCCTGGCCTTGCCCGCGC from Pseudarthrobacter siccitolerans encodes:
- a CDS encoding DUF445 domain-containing protein, which gives rise to MQGNSEPTTREAPARPATSGAPPGRDRTKARAAVVRQQLTAGDAEKAAALRKMKLVALALLIAMAVVFVFAFALQREYPWLQYVRAAAEGGMVGALADWFAVTALFKYPMGIKIPHTAIIPRRKDQIGASLGEFVETNFLSEEVVQDKLASVNIARRAGEWLAAPGGAERVAKEGAAVIRGAFKVLNDDDVQAVIEGMVRKHLLAPPWGPPVGRMAERIFHDGHHHKLVDLLVDRAADWVDDNHETVTHLVSDRSPTWVPQFVDGLVGDKVYVEILKFVRAVQADQNHQVRQQIDKYLNDLAQDLQHDPAMIARAEDIKAQVLGDPEVRELASRTWGTVKNALLGAVDDPDSDLTIKFKGAVRDFGSRLVNDPELAGKVNAWIGDAAGYLVRTYRSDIAAVITDTVARWDAEETSQKIELQVGKDLQFIRINGTVVGSLAGLAIFTVAHLIFG
- a CDS encoding glycerophosphodiester phosphodiesterase codes for the protein MTTDESLPQRPLVFAHRGSSAAFAEHTRAAYLQALADGADGVECDVHLSRDQHVILLHDANLDRTSDGTGPAAERTLRELRRLDFSSWKGVRIPEMYGARSEQFLTLPELLEILRHAGRPVRLAIELKHPSPYQLKLEDRVLEVLRTEGWEAADSSVDNVSVTFMSFSPESVRRLLRSVPPQYVCQLVDDVDVRELRGELGLGLITGGAIANVMKAAQLEGERILDAGEAGLAGPGVDYVRRHPSTILRWLERGRRFRVWTVDTEQDVSLCQGLGIHEITTNVPARVLGQLHMASPQGR
- a CDS encoding CoA transferase — translated: MAGEAAGAVPPLYRCLEPVFTDAGLVMGEAAASWSGPRRWWRGALDVEGLALGSVGAAAAALNFLTGRRGRFGTTAALAAAAFDSYGHLRIDGRKIQGFAPLSGFRRTRDGWIRLHANYPHHVQRLMQALDATTADGVAAALAAMSSLEAEAAIQARGGIAAAVRSRQEWLNSGMGSAARTGPWIDLRLAGSGSAGPKPRHLPGDDPFRPLAGVRVLDLTRVIAGPVSTRLLGSLGADVLRLDPPGLPEITDQFVDTGFGKRSAEADLATPGNRHLLEQLLATADVVITGYRRGSLNRFGLEPEMLLAVRPELVVVTLDSWGIAGPWSGLRGFDSIVQAATGIAELYGAGNHDGEWQPGALPVQALDHATGYGVAAAAIALLARRRHKGLGGSARLSLARTAEELFALPEPGLPRPELPAPELCTMASTYGELRYAGPPLLVDGQPLDYPGPPAAYGSSALAWA
- a CDS encoding DoxX family protein, with amino-acid sequence MLFPRSGQAPQSLSAAAMSALLLASAMKHFREPRFYRQVVPDYLCLEDRESGTEPHRHGPLAVMTREEWIAVSGLLELAAAVVILVPPARKATATALTAMFAVFLAGHVDALRRAYSPEGTPAERTVHTLRLPLQVPLILWAWSLRKPALRPGKPAPGAWT
- a CDS encoding AzlC family ABC transporter permease, coding for MKLLQSPAVRVGLSISVATGLYGVSFGALSVTSGLDFWQTMALSLLLFSGGSQFAFIGVVGGGGSGIAAMSAATLLGMRNGIYGMQLNALLHPTGWRKYVAAQVTIDESTATSTGQTDPAEQHRGFWAAGLGIYVLWNLFTAVGALAGSGLGDPKQWGLDGAAVAAFLALLWPRLKGREPIAIAVVCAVATVVAVPFVPAGVPILVAAVVAALIGWYSHGRSDEGLEPDVEPYREHHHRGADHRQAEGRQAEGRERGQGVSGVDT
- a CDS encoding AzlD domain-containing protein; protein product: MSLWIWLLIACALAYAWKLMGYFVPAKLLENPRMSRVAGTMTIGLLASLTLVNAVASGQSLAADARLGALAAAAIALAVRAPFLLVVVVGAGTAAVLRMLGWN